From a single Trueperaceae bacterium genomic region:
- the gmd gene encoding GDP-mannose 4,6-dehydratase, translating into MKRALITGITGQDGSYLAEHLLEDGYEVHGIVRRASTFTTDRIDHLYKDPHREDARLFLHYGDMTDGPGLRRILEEARPDEVYNLAAQSHVRVSFDQPEYTVDVDGLGTLRLLEAIRDVHGRDGAGLRFYQAGTSEMFGAAAPPQNEDTRFEPRSPYAAAKVMAYHLVRNYREAYGLFAVTGILFNHESERRGETFVTRKITRAATRIKLGLQDTLYLGNLDAVRDWGHAEDYVRATRRMLQQDEPRDLVIATGDAHTVRDFLEAAFGRLELEWRDHVAFDPRYLRPTEVEHLHGDPSRAKAQLGWTPRIDFATLVARMVDHDLELAQRERTLRDAGHAVGTRESGDA; encoded by the coding sequence ATGAAACGGGCCCTGATCACCGGCATCACCGGACAGGACGGCAGCTACCTCGCGGAGCACCTCCTCGAGGACGGCTACGAGGTACACGGCATCGTCCGCCGCGCCAGCACTTTCACGACCGACCGCATCGACCACCTGTACAAGGACCCGCACCGCGAGGACGCGCGGTTGTTCCTGCACTACGGCGACATGACCGACGGACCCGGCCTGCGCCGCATCCTCGAGGAGGCGCGGCCCGACGAGGTGTACAACCTCGCGGCGCAAAGCCACGTGCGCGTCAGTTTCGACCAGCCGGAGTACACCGTCGACGTCGACGGGCTCGGAACGCTGCGGCTGCTCGAAGCGATCCGCGACGTGCACGGGCGCGACGGGGCGGGCCTGCGCTTCTACCAGGCGGGCACCAGCGAGATGTTCGGGGCGGCGGCGCCCCCCCAGAACGAAGACACGCGCTTCGAACCCCGCTCCCCGTACGCCGCGGCGAAGGTCATGGCGTACCACCTGGTCCGCAACTACCGCGAGGCGTACGGGCTGTTCGCCGTGACCGGCATCCTGTTCAACCACGAGTCGGAACGGCGGGGCGAGACGTTTGTGACCCGCAAGATCACGCGCGCCGCGACGCGCATCAAGCTGGGGCTGCAGGACACCCTGTACCTGGGGAACCTGGACGCGGTCCGCGATTGGGGGCACGCCGAGGACTACGTCCGCGCGACGCGCAGGATGCTGCAGCAGGACGAACCACGCGACCTGGTGATCGCGACGGGGGACGCGCACACCGTGCGCGACTTCCTGGAGGCGGCCTTCGGCCGCCTGGAGCTCGAGTGGCGCGACCACGTCGCGTTCGACCCGCGCTACCTGCGACCGACCGAGGTCGAGCACCTGCACGGGGATCCGAGCCGCGCGAAGGCGCAGCTCGGCTGGACGCCGCGCATCGACTTCGCCACGCTGGTGGCGCGGATGGTGGACCACGACCTGGAGCTCGCGCAGCGCGAGCGGACGCTCCGCGACGCGGGGCACGCGGTCGGGACCCGCGAGAGCGGGGACGCGTGA